GCATCTAAAGATTCTGGTAAGATTCTTAAAATTGCCCGCGAGCATATCGGCAATGAAAAAGTTGTGAAATTACCAACTCTTATGCAAACAATCGGCAGAAAAATTTCGAATCTATTTGCCAAAAAATAAAAATTCAAGTATAATAGTAGTAGAAACGGATAAGTAGCATCTGGCTCCTTCCAGAAAGTCTGCGGTCGCTGTGAGCAGATAGGAAAAAGTTGTGAAATTCTACCGTTATGAAATTATCAACATACAATCAAGTGCACAGAATGTGAAGCTGGATGGAACCGCGGTAAATATCGCTCCAGCATCTCTCATTCTGTGTTTTTTATTCTAAAGGAGACATCTATGCTAGATATCAAACGTATTCGTACAGATTTTGACGGAGTGGCTGCCAAATTAGCTACTCGTGGTGTGGTTGCCGAAACCTTGGCAAACATCAAGGAATTGGATGAAAAACGCCGTGAAATCTTGGTTACTGTAGAAGAATTAAAAGCTGAACGTAACACAGTTTCAGCAGAGATTGCCCAAGCAAAACGCAACAAGGAAAATGCTGATGACAAGATTGCTGCCATGCAAAAACTGTCTGCCGATGTAAAAAACTTGGATGCTGAACTCTTGGAAATTGATGAAAAACTAAATGCCATTCTTGCAGTTCTTCCAAATACGCCGCACGATTCTGTCCCTGTTGGTGCAGATGAAGAAGAGAACGTGGAAGTTCGTCGTTGGGGTACTCCACGTGAATTCACTTTCGAGCCAAAAGCTCACTGGGATTTGGGCGAAGACCTAGATATTCTGGACTGGGAACGTGGCGCAAAAGTAACTGGTGCACGCTTCCTCTTCTACAAGAACTTGGGTGCTCGCTTAGAACGTGCCCTCTACAACTTCATGTTGGACGAGCATATCGCAGAAGGCTACCAAGAAATCATCACGCCTTACATGGTCAACCACGACTCTATGTTTGGTACTGGTCAATATCCTAAGTTCAAGGAAGATACCTTTGAGTTGGCAGACACTAACTATGTCCTCATTCCAACTGCGGAGGTACCATTGACCAACTACTACCGCAACGAAATTTTGGAAGAAAAAGACCTACCAATCTACTTCACAGCTATGAGTCCATCTTTCCGTTCTGAAGCTGGTTCTGCTGGTCGTGACACCCGTGGTCTGATCCGCCTCCACCAATTCCACAAGGTTGAAATGGTCAAATTTGCCACACCAGAGCAGTCTTATGATGAATTGGAAAAAATGACCGCAAACGCAGAAAATATTCTCCAAAAACTAGGCTTGCCATACCGCGTTTTGGCCCTCTGTACAGGAGATATGGGCTTCTCAGCTGCTAAGACCTACG
This region of Streptococcus suis genomic DNA includes:
- the serS gene encoding serine--tRNA ligase, whose product is MLDIKRIRTDFDGVAAKLATRGVVAETLANIKELDEKRREILVTVEELKAERNTVSAEIAQAKRNKENADDKIAAMQKLSADVKNLDAELLEIDEKLNAILAVLPNTPHDSVPVGADEEENVEVRRWGTPREFTFEPKAHWDLGEDLDILDWERGAKVTGARFLFYKNLGARLERALYNFMLDEHIAEGYQEIITPYMVNHDSMFGTGQYPKFKEDTFELADTNYVLIPTAEVPLTNYYRNEILEEKDLPIYFTAMSPSFRSEAGSAGRDTRGLIRLHQFHKVEMVKFATPEQSYDELEKMTANAENILQKLGLPYRVLALCTGDMGFSAAKTYDLEVWIPAQNAYREISSCSNTEDFQARRAQIRYRDAADGKVKLLHTLNGSGLAVGRTVAAILENYQNEDGSVTIPEVLRPYMGGVDVIKP